In a genomic window of Meriones unguiculatus strain TT.TT164.6M chromosome 8, Bangor_MerUng_6.1, whole genome shotgun sequence:
- the LOC110542838 gene encoding olfactory receptor 8U9, protein MAQVNCTQVTEFILLGLTDRQELKMPLFVVFLSIYLFTAIGNLGLILVIRTDARLNTPMYFFLSNLAFVDFCYSSVITPKMLGNFLYKQNVISFNACAAQLGCFLAFMTAECLLLASMAYDRYVAICNPLLYMVLMSPEICLQLVAAPYSYSFLVALFHAILTFRLCYCHSNIINHFYCDDMPLLRLTCSDTHSKQLWIFACAGIMFISSLLIVFISYTFIISAILRMRSAEGRRKAFSTCGSHMMAVTIFYGTLIFMYLQPSSNHSLDTDKMASVFYTVIIPMLNPLIYSLRNKEVKDALKKLISSGNQTFMS, encoded by the coding sequence ATGGCTCAGGTAAACTGCACCCAGGTGACAGAGTTCATTCTTCTGGGCCTCACAGATCGCCAGGAGTTGAAGATGCCCCTCTTTGTGGTGTTCTTATCCAtctatctcttcacagcaataggcaACCTGGGACTGATCCTGGTCATTAGAACAGATGCAAGACTCAACACACCCATGTACTTTTTCCTCAGCaacctggcttttgttgatttctGCTACTCTTCTGTCATTACTCCCAAGATGCTTGGGAATTTCTTGTACAAGCAAAATGTAATATCTTTCAATGCATGTGCTGCCCAGTTAGGCTGTTTCCTAGCTTTCATGACAGCTGAGTGTTTGCTGCTGGCTTCCATGGCCTATGACAGGTATGTGGCCATTTGTAACCCTCTACTCTATATGGTCCTCATGTCCCCAGAAATCTGCCTTCAGCTGGTAGCTGCCCCCTATAGCTACAGCTTCCTGGTAGCACTGTTTCATGCCATCCTCACCTTTCGCCTCTGCTATTGTCACTCCAATATCATCAATCACTTCTACTGTGACGACATGCCTCTCCTCAGGCTAACTTGCTCAGACACTCACTCCAAACAGTTATGGATCTTTGCCTGTGCTGGCATTatgttcatttcctcccttcttattgtttttatttcctataCGTTCATTATTTCAGCCATCCTAAGGATGCGCTCAGCTGAGGGAAGACGCAAGGCTTTCTCCACATGTGGTTCTCACATGATGGCAGTGACCATTTTCTATGGAACCCTCATATTTATGTACTTGCAGCCCAGTTCTAACCACTCTCTAGACACAGACAAAATGGCCTCTGTATTCTACACAGTGATAATCCCCATGTTAAACCCCTTGATCTACAGCCTAAGGAACAAGGAAGTGAAGGATGCCTTGAAGAAATTAATTAGCAGTGGGAATCAAACATTTATGTCATGA
- the LOC110543710 gene encoding olfactory receptor 5AL1-like, with protein MSTMASSNHSAVSEFILVGLTEDLELQVCLFGVFLVIYLISVVGNIGLIGLIQVSPQLHTPMYFFLTHLAFIDFSFTSSVTPNTLFNFLRERKSITFYACATQLCCFITFVVCELYLLSIMAYDRYVAIWNPLLYAVLMPRKLCLQMISSTYVYGFSVGLAQAVATFHLSFCGSNVVNHFYCDDVPLIALACSDTHVKELMLLIIAGFNTLCSLVIVVISYVLIIFAILRIHSAEGRRKAFSTCASHLTSITIFYGTVIFMYLQPKSSHSLNTDKFASVFYVVVIPMLNPLIYSMRNKEVKNALKRITNKFPLAIH; from the coding sequence ATGTCTACCATGGCAAGCAGCAATCACTCAGCAGTGTCTGAGTTCATCCTTGTGGGGCTCACAGAAGACTTAGAGCTTCAGGTTTGCCTGTTTGGAGTGTTTTTAGTCATCTACTTAATCAGCGTTGTGGGTAATATTGGACTAATTGGGTTAATTCAAGTGAGCCCTCAGCTTCATACTCCCATGTACTTTTTCCTCACCCATCTGGCTTTTATTGATTTTTCCTTTACCTCTTCTGTCACCCCAAACACTCTGTTCAATTTTCTACGTGAACGTAAAAGCATAACCTTCTATGCATGTGCCACTCAATTGTGTTGTTTCATCACATTTGTTGTTTGTGAACTCTACTTGCTGTCAATCATGGCCTATGATCGGTATGTGGCCATCTGGAACCCTCTCCTCTATGCAGTCCTTATGCCTAGGAAGCTCTGCCTTCAGATGATCTCCAGCACATATGTGTATGGATTCTCTGTGGGACTGGCACAGGCAGTAGCGACCTTCCACTTGTCTTTCTGTGGTTCCAATGTGGTCAACCACTTCTACTGTGATGATGTTCCCTTAATTGCTCTGGCCTGTTCTGACACTCATGTCAAAGAGCTGATGTTGCTAATCATTGCTGGCTTCAACACCCTTTGCTCCCTGGTGATTGTGGTCATTTCTTATGTCCTCATCATCTTTGCCATCCTGAGGATTCACTCtgctgaaggaagaaggaaagcttTTTCTACCTGTGCATCCCACCTGACTTCAATAACCATATTTTATGGTACAGTTATTTTTATGTACCTGCAGCCCAAATCCAGCCATTCTTTAAACACAGATAAATTCGCTTCTGTGTTTTATGTGGTAGTGATTCCCATGTTAAACCCACTGATCTACAGCATGAGAAATAAGGAGGTAAAAAATGCCCTGAAAAGAATTACTAATAAATTTCCTTTGGCCATCCATTGA
- the LOC110542837 gene encoding olfactory receptor 8U3, producing the protein MDEVNISYVTVFILKGITDRPELQAPCFVMFLTIYLVTVLGNLGLIVIIRVDSRLHTPMYFFLSHLAFVDLCYSSAITPKMMVNFVVEHNTIPFYACATQLGCFLTFMITECFLLASMAYDRYVAICSPLHYSTLMSRRVCIQLVAVPYVYSFLVALFHTIITFRLVYCGPNVINHFYCDDLPLLALSCSDTHMKEILIFAFAGFDMICSSSIVLTSYLFIIAAILRIRSTQGQRKAISTCGSHMVAVTIFYGTLIFMYLQPKSNHSLDTDKMASVFYTVVIPMLNPLIYSLRNKEVKDASKKALDKGYETLEILKFRKE; encoded by the coding sequence ATGGATGAAGTTAATATCTCCTACGTCACCGTGTTTATCCTCAAGGGGATCACAGACCGGCCGGAACTCCAAGCCCCATGTTTCGTGATGTTTTTGACAATCTATCTGGTCACGGTCTTAGGCAACCTTGGGTTGATTGTTATAATCAGGGTTGATTCTCGACTCCACACGCCTATGTACTTCTTTCTCAGCCACCTGGCTTTTGTTGACCTCTGTTACTCATCTGCTATCACACCGAAGATGATGGTGAACTTCGTGGTGGAGCACAACACCATCCCTTTCTATGCCTGTGCAACACAGCTGGGTTGTTTTCTTACCTTCATGATCACAGAGTGTTTCCTTTTGGCCTCTATGGCCTATGATCGCTACGTGGCCATCTGCAGCCCCCTGCATTATTCAACACTGATGTCTAGGAGAGTATGCATTCAATTAGTGGCAGTTCCTTATGTATATAGCTTTCTGGTTGCCCTTTTCCATACGATCATCACTTTTCGCTTGGTATACTGTGGGCCTAATGTAATCAACCACTTCTACTGTGATGACCTTCCCCTTTTAGCTCTGTCCTGTTCAGACACACACATGAAGGAAATTCTCATCTTTGCTTTTGCTGGCTTTGATATGATCTGCTCGTCCTCCATAGTTCTCACCTCCTACCTCTTTATCATTGCTGCCATTCTGCGAATTCGCTCCACACAGGGACAACGCAAGGCCATCTCCACCTGCGGCTCCCACATGGTAGCTGTTACTATTTTCTATGGCACACTGATCTTCATGTACCTACAGCCCAAATCAAACCACTCCCTGGACACAGACAAAATGGCTTCAGTGTTTTACACAGTGGTGATCCCCATGTTGAACCCCCTTATCTATAGTCTAAGGAACAAAGAAGTGAAAGATGCCTCTAAGAAAGCTTTGGATAAAGGGTATGAAACCTTAGAAATATTAAAGTTTAGAAAAGAATGA